agaaaaatctattgttttcgctcatttgcattagattcggcagatgtaaagttcgacgtttgaaacgggcctaaagTGTCTTGCATAAGAACACAatacaatgtccccagccagcaCCCGAACTCGATTTGGAGTCGAGGACACTAACCATGaagccaccgcgcctccccaCCCTTAGacacctaaaccggcctaaaggccagatgattttactcgtcaatggggaacccttgggagtcaatgggttaacgcTGAGATAGTTCtgtttgattggcttttacaacaagAGGCGTGATGAATCTCCTAAGGGAGATTAGCTTTTACAACAGGGGGCGTGATGAATCTCCCAAGgaagattggcttttacaacagggGGCGTGATGAATCtaccaagggagattggcttttacaacagggGGGGTGATGAacctcccaagggaggcgttctatgaataaatctactcgagaaagggttgactccttggccaagtatgggagataaaGGCTCCGCTTGATGAGCTCCTTTCTTACTCTGaagaataaaaattgtcaaattgcAGTATTCTTTAGTTTTTAGTCTTTTAAGACAAACTTTGGCTGCTTATGTTTATTAGTTTTTAGTCTGCAACCCCACAAACAGAAAAACTTCTATTTTATTATCATGAATAAAGGAGACCAAAAAATTCCGAAGACCCAGAAGTCTCGATATGGATGGAATAATGCCCATCAGTTTACCGTACGGTactgtctatttttagaacaggGTATGACTGGAATAGATCATCCCGCTGCAAAATATGgtgagacacttcgtgacaatTTTCGTGGCAATACCTGACAACCTCAGTGTTAACCCGCGTtggcagataaacaacactctgtttaggcagagaataactgctgggtCAGGCACTGAGCTatagtgattaggtctaagcgccGACTCGAAATGGCtagctttcataaattgttctggTGACACCCTCTCTTCAcagattttttaattttactaAAACTTTAGAAAGATCGTTTGGCATTTTACATACACAAACCtaagtgtctcaccttatttcTTGTCACAACCTTTTAGAATGGCTACTACCAGATATTTGCGGGAACAAAAGGTATTGGCATTGCGCTCAGCGCACGATTTTGCATTTAGCACGAGCAATCCCTCGTGCGgctgttttcacgtgacgtcacaacggccatgttggtgtacctaaacaatggaagggcggccatgttggtgtccccaactcaTCCTCccggaattgagctctattatcatgcgaacgttttcttttgcttcGGTAGAAAAACAAGGTTAATGATCACGTCATTGAAACCACTCTATTTGATTGAGGACCAATCAGGAGATTTGCGATCATTAGGCCCTAACCTGATTGGCCATCATTTGGCAGGACGCGTATTTGCAATTAGAGAGATAGACACTTCAGGGTTATGGGATGGACATCTGTGAAAAttcattttctcattttttcttttcctgtatCAAGCTACTGATTACAGTGTGCAAACAAGCACATTAAGCctttcaaaggaaaaacaaatacgGGTATACAGAGACTGATAATGAGAGGCAACGAGGAAACTGAAACAATTGTCAGGGTAGGCTCGATTTCAGCAGCTCTCTCGAGTCAGTGGAGCGCGTGCTCCTTGCTCGAAGCAAAGGCTGGTGATCGAGTCTAGTGATAGGGCACTTAGATAGAGatttttaaaacctgttaattGAACATTAGCCTCAGAAAATTTTCTGCGTTCATCTTTTCATAGGAGATAACACTTATATGGTGGGTTAGTTTTCCTGTCTGGGTTTCCGGGAGGTGTTTCTTAATTGCTCATCTATTTCATCTTATCCGGCAAAACCTATTAAAGGATAATTCTTTTAGTTCTCAAGTGTAAAACTCGGCGGAGATAACAAGAACTGAATAGGCAGATTCCTTCCTGGACGAGACTGTCCAGCCAATTAGACGTCACGATGATTTTCTTGGGGATTCTAGTTTTCCATTTACGCTTTTATGGCTCACGAATTTACATAGTGATCCTTCCACAAATATCCATAGATAATTGTTTTATCgacttttattgcttagtttaaAGAGATTAATAGATAGAGAAACATTGAATAtcttttgagaaataattatCTTGCATACCCTGCACCAGAAAACTCACCGGAAGGAGAATCGAGGAAATGAGCCGCATATACCTTATCTTATTAACGTTTGGCGGCACAGAGTATTATGGAACCGTAAGCatgcgcatttttgagacgcggacggcaaccggaagtcagCCGTTTCCCCTTTTAACTTGTCGTCACACAACCAtgtttatattgctaagtatattttctccattagagttgattagtataaaaatctgggagacaccactctCCTGCCACGCGAAAtgtcctcttccggttgccgtccgcgtcttaaaaacgcgcgtgcttaagctccctattacctAAAGATGACTAGATCAGTAGAAAATGAAAGTTGTGCCTTTCCCTTGTACAAACTATTTTCAGTTCTGCATGTCATTTTCAGCATTGTTCCCTTTTACTTATCACTGATTTCATTCGTCAGGTTCGTGTCTTGCTTGGTGATTGTCCATATCGTTTGGCGCTGTGATAATTCGCAGTTCTTGCGTTCACACCCTGTTAACATTCCTGGACAATAATACCTAAAGATGACTAGATCAGTAGAAAATGAAAGTTGTGCCTTTCCCTTGTACAAACTATTTTCAGTTCTGCATGTCATTTTCAGCATTGTTCCCTTTTACTTATCACTGATTTCATTCGTCAGGTTCGTGTCTTGCTTGGTGATTGTCCATATCGTTTGGCGCTGTGATAATTCGCAGTTCTTGCGTTCACACCCTGTTAACATTTCTGGACAATAATTCTACGAATGAGATCCGAAACTGTTTCATGCTAATCGAATAAATAATTGGATTCAGTAACGAATTTAATAGCATTATTGATATCGACGACTCCTTAATAATTGGAACTAACTCCCAAGGCATTCCACTCGGTtttcgtaaaacaaaaacaggagCTAcgacaaaaaaggacaaaaaacacAAGACTAGCACAGTTACAATGACTACTGTTAGTCTGAATGCTTTTTTCTCCCTTGCAAAGCGTGCTCTATCTTCTTGGGTAACTTGAAGAGCTGCAATGCGCTGTTTATGACGACGTAATTCAAGGAAAACTGCAACATGGCAGAAAATGATCAATATCATTGCTATACCATTTACAAGAATATTTGTGAATATCACGGCCGCTTTTTCAAGGGATAAAGGAATAATTACACACAGGGATATAGACCATGTCAAAACGGAAGCAGACAGCAAGCGTGTGGTGGTAACGAGATTGATGTATGCGAAAGGGCGATTTACGGCTAAAAAGCGTTCACCACTTAGTAATGCCAAATGGAGAACAGAAACAGTACTTAAAGTGCTAAGCCCTACCCTGGACCAGATCGTCAAGAAACACACCCCTTGAAACGAGCTACGTACAAGCATGATGATCCAATTTGCAATGAGAACTGGCTGAACAAACAGTCCTACAGCAAAGTCAGTCGATGCTAAAGTAGCAATTAATATGTTTGATTTGTTGGTTCTCAGTCGAGACTTCACTTTTACAGCGACCATTACTAACATGTTCAACACGACTGTGGGAGGACACGCCAGGATGTTAACCAGTACGATGGAGATGATAGCAGATCGAACGAGAGGTGACTGGTCCAGCGTTTCTCCATTGGGGGATAAAAAGAAATCGCATTTATAGGAAATATCCTTGTTGTCGCTTGACAAATTGGAGTTCATCTTTCTGATTTGCTTGTGTTAGCGAACGGAATCTATTCTCTCAGCTCGGTTCTCAAGACTCGTTTTCTTCCTCGGATAATCTTTGTTCACTTCAAACTATTTTCCAAAGCTTCGCTTTCTGTCTTTTGCCAACTGCCTACTTATAGTGTCCTTCCTTGATCTCGTCTTGGAGCCCTTTTCACCTAAAAGTGAAACACAGTGGTTTAATTTCGTCAGACATTTTCAAATGAGCTACGCTGATTTCTCGCAGGTCCATCAAAATATCTTCAGCACAGCCTTGATCATTACTGAAAACCGACTTTAAATTATCAGATTATGCGTGCAGTTTCAAATTATATTGCGGTGTCTCAAAGGACAGGAAACGACCAAATTCACGactttgattggttaaaatcgATATTAGCCACTGTCAAACCGATCTTGCCTCATTAGTCCTAAGgttacaaacaaaaaatacgAACAAATCCGAATGGCTTGTTCGAATTAGTAATATTAGTTAAACGGAAGGACCAAGAGATCTCAACGAGGAAGCTGGTAAACCGAGGAAGATACGCGAAACAGTGAAGTCCAAAATTGAGACGTTTATTTTTTGTCCCTTTGatttcttgtttggccatatggTACATATCtaattaaccgagctaggtcggtcggTATGGCAGAATCATGACCACGGTCGCAGGTGCAGACCTCATTCGCTTCGTCAAGTTCTGTACTAGCAACCTCCGTCAAGGTTCTCCTATAAAGAGGGCCGCCTCGGTGAATGAGAACTAAGTACTAACTTTTTTCACCTGGAATTTGTATGTCTATTTTACTTTTTCAGTAATCTTAAGATTTGCATTTCAATTCTGGGGTGCAAGTGGGGAAGGCAGATTGCCAAAATCGTTAGGCGTCGCAAAACGGTAGAAAGTCTTTGGTAAAAACATACACAGATGTTGTAATTCCATTCCTTTCAAACATTTACaggattttaagaaaaatcttcGTGCAGAGACTAGATTTTCCGGAAGCAGAAAgcaagacaaaacaaaagagtaaaaTGCGCGAAAACCATCAGTACACAGCATTTTTCCTGCCCAAATTGACCGGCCACTCAGAATATTTATCACAACATTGTCTTTTAATCTTTACTTGAAGCCATTTCTTGATAATTCTCTTCGCCGATTAataagttttgtttttccttcttaCTGGATTTGTATTGCTCAAATGTATTGGAAAATGGGCTTCCGCCTTTGTAAACAAGCCTCATAATATTTCTGGCTTATAATGAATGACATTAATAGCTCTCTTAAGGACGTAAGCCTCTCTTTTTTTTGAGGGTCAGGATCCATTGGGTCTATTGTTTTTCTCAACTAATGCCAAAAGCCGTCGTAGCAGCTGCCTATTATGGACTTTTTCAGGAGAAAAGCTTGCAGGTACTAGAAGAGCGAAGAATTCCACAACTCATATCCCAGATATTATTTCTTGTATTTCAAGTCgttgattaaaaataaaaatagaaagtgAAATGCTGCGAGGGGACTTCTGAAATATTGAGAAAAAAGATAGAAATAGTGGCCTCGTATATGTTGACTGGATTTTGTATATATAGGTTTGTTTAGGATTTTGAGGATTTCTAGTCCTAGcagaagcacgtgaccttgaagcacgttacttgcaactcttttccttggaacaaagctagggattttaggacaccaatttcatgcccaaatatggacaaaaataagatcgaagctgcatgCTCGGGAAAATGCGCgcgctacgttacatccaaataacgAGGACTTTGGTCCTCCAAATGGTTATACAGTTTTTATAATTTATCCTCTTCTAGTAAGTGTATGGCAAGTTTATCTCCAACATTTCTAACGACACAAGAAGTTGACGAGACAAACATTTCGGTTTTAACCTTGTGTTTGTGGAAACCCAAGCCAGCTATTTATCTTactcaggagctcatcaagccGGGGGGGCTCTTTCTCCTTGAGTCAACCGAGTAAatttatcatttatttttagaaacagtTTTTTTGCAGCGAAAAGAGTCATGTTTCCCTTGGCGCTGAGATAGCTGAGCTttaattggcttttacaacagtaggcgtgctgaatctcccaaggaaaGCGTTGTATGAATAAATCTACAAGAGAAAGAGTTGACTCCatggccaagtatgggagataaaGGCTCCGCTTAATTGATGAGCTTCTCTCTGAAGAATGAAACATTGTCTCTGTATTAATGGGCTTTCAAATTATTCTTTACTTTTTAGTGTTTAAGGACAAACTTTGGCTgctcggattttttttttatgaattcTAATGTAAATATGTCTTTTTTTAGAGTATGATTTAAACAATCGTAATTTATGTTCCATGATTAGTTTTTAGTCTGTGACCCCACAACCAGAACGATTTTATTTCGTTATCATGAATAAAGGAGACCAAAAAATACTGAAGATCATAAGTTTATAAcccagtaacaggaaatgtggtagacacggaatgatttgttgagttttggcgatggaaatgctgcagggagtttggaaacaacaccgaAGGCCATGCGCGGTTGTgtgatacggcgttaaaatttttcttcccagtcctccgaattacgtcaccagatcacctggaaaggctggtaatcgagcctggTATTAGAGCACTCAGATAGATTTTAAGAAGCTGTTAATTGAAAATCAACCCCTTACAGAATTTTCCATGTTCATCCTTTAAAAGGATATAACACTCATATGGCGGGGTAGTTTTCCTGTCTGGGTTTCCGGAAAGTGTTTCTTAATTAATGTATTCAAATATGTGTATCTATTTCATCTTATCCGGCGAAACCTAttgaaggatttttttttagttctcaAACGTAAAATGACAACAACTGGATAGGTAAGTTCCTTCCTGGACGAAACTGTCCAGCCATTCAGAAGTGACAATAAGGATTTTCTTGGTGATTCTGTTTTTCCATTTACTGTTTTATGGCTCACAAACTTACATGCAATTGTTCTGATCCGCTCACAAATACCCATAGATAATTGTTTTGTCTACTTTTATTGATTAAATTAAAGAGATTACTGGATAAATAAACATTGCTTATCTTTTGAGAAATATTTATCTTGCATGGCCTGCATCAGAAAGTTCACCGGAAGGAGAATCGAGGAAATCAGCCGTATTTACCTTATACCGTTAACATTTTGCGACACAGAGTATTACCTAAAGATGACTAGATCAGTAGAAAATGAAAGTTGTGCCTTTCCCTTGTACAAACTATTTTCAGTTCTGCATGTCCTTTTCAGCATTGTTCCCTTTTACTTATCACTGACTTCATTCGTCAGGTTCGTGTCTTGCTTGGTGATTGTCCATATCGTTTGGCGCTGTGATAATTCGCAGTTCTTGCGTTCACACCCTGTTAACATTTCTGGACAATAATTCTACGAATGAGATCCGAAACTGTTTCATGCTAATCGAATAAATAATTGGATTCAGTAACGAATTTAATAGCATTATTGATATCGATAACTCCTTAATAATTGGAACTAACTCCCAAGGCATTCCACTTGggttctgaaaaacaaaaacaggagCCACGACAAAGGACAAAAAACACAAGACTAGCACAGTTACAATGATTACTGTTAGTTTAAATGCTTTTTTCTCCCTTGCAAAGCGTGCTCTTTCTTCTTGGGTAACTTGAAGAGCTGCAATGCGCTGTTTATGCCGACGTAATTCGCGGAAAACTGCAACGTGGCAGAAAATGATCAATATCATTGCTATACCATTTACAACAATATTTGTGTATTTAGCCACTTTGGTATAGGATATGGGAATAATTACACACAGGGATATAGACCATGTCAAAACGGAAGCAAACAGCAAGTGTGTAGTGGTGATGATACTGGTGTGTACGAAAGGACGATTTAAAGCGAGAAAGCGTTCTCCACTTAGTAAGGCCAAATGGAGAACAGAAACAGTACTTAGAGTGCTAAACCCTACCCTGAACCAGATCTTCGACAAACACACCCCTTGAAACGAGTTACGCAGAAGGATGACGATCCAATTTACAATAAAAACTGGCTGAACAAACAGTCCTACAGCAAAGTCAGTCGATGCTAAAGTAGCAATTAATATGTTTGATTTGTGGGCTCTCAGTCGAGACTTCACTTTTACAGCGACCATTACTAACATGTTCAAAACGACGGTGGGAGGACACGCCAGGATGTTAACCAGTACGATGGAGATGATAACAGATCGAACGAGAGGTGACTGGTTTAGCGTTCCTCCATTGGCGGATAGTGAGAAATCGCATTTATAGGAAATATCCTTGCTGTCGCTTGACAAATTGTCTTTCATCTTTCTGATTTGCTTGTGTTAGCGAACGGAATCTTTTCTCTCAGCTCGGTTCTCAAGACTCGTTTTCTTCCTCGGATAATCTTTGTCCACTTCAAACTTTCTTCCAAAGCTTCGCTTTCTGTCTTTTGCCAACTGTCTACTTATAGTGTCCTTCCTTGATCTCGTCTTGGAGCCCTTTTCACCTAAAAGTGAAACACCGTGGTTTAATTTGGTCAGACATTTCCAAAATGAGGTACGCTCATTTCTCGCAGGTCCATCAAAATATCTTAAGCACAGCCTTGATCATTACTGAAAACCGACTTTAAATTATCAGATTATGCGTGCAGTTTCAAATTATATATCGGTGTCTCAAAGGACAGGAAACGACCAAATTAAAgagtttgattggttaaaatcgATATTAGCCACTGTCAAACCGATCTTGCCTCATTAGTCCTCAAGgttacaaacaaaaaatacgAACAAATCCGAATGGCTTGTTCCAATTAGTAATATTAAATGGAAGGACCAAGAGATCTCAACGAGGAAGCTGGTAAACCGAGAAAGATACGCGAAACAGTGAAGTCCAAAATTGAGACGTTTATTTTTTGTCCCTTTGatttcttgtttggccatatggTACATATCTAATTAACCGAGTTAGGTCGGTCGGTATGGCAGAATCATGACCACAGTCGCAGGTGCAGACCTCATTCGCTTCGTCAAGTTCTGTACTAGCAACCTCCGTCAAGGTTCTCCTATAAAGAGGGCCGCCTCGGTGAATGAGAACTAAATACTAACTTTTTTCACCTGGAATTTGTATGTCTATTTTACTTTTTCAGTAATCTTAAGATTTGCATTTCAATTCTGGGGTGCAAGTTTGAGGGGAAAGCAGATTGCCAAAATTGTTATGCGTCGCAATACGGTAGAAAGTCTTCGGTAAAAACATACGCAGATGTTGTAATTCCattctttttaaacatttataggattttaagaaaacgcttCGTGCAAGGACTAAATTTTCCGGAAGCAGAAagcaagagaaaagaaaagagtaaaAGGTGCGAAAACCATCAGTACACAGCATTTTTCCTGCCCAAATTGACCGGCCACTCAAAATATTTATCAGAATATTGTCTTTTAATCTTTACTTGAAGCCATTTCTTGATAATTCTCTTCGCCGATTAataagttttgtttttccttcttaCTGGATTTGTATTGCTCAAATGTATTGGAAAATGTGCTTCCGCCTTTGTAAACAAGCCTCATGTTATTTCTGGCACATAATGAATGACATTAATGGCTCTCTTAAGGACGTAAGCCTCTCTTTTTTTTGAGGGTCAGGATCCATTGGGTCTATTGTTTTTCTCAACTAATGCCAAAAGCCGTCGTAGCAGCTGCGTATTAAGGACTTCTTTGGGAGAAAAGCTATCAGGTACTAGAAGAGCGAAGAATTCCACAACTCATATCCCAGATATTATTTCTTGTATTAGAAGTCGTTGattaaaagtaaaaatagaaagtgAAATGCTGCGAGGGGACTTCTGAAATATTGAGAAAAAAGATAGAAATAGTGGCCTCGTATATGTTGACTGGATTTTGTATAGGTTTGTTTAGGATTTTGAGGATTTCTAGTCCTAGcagaagcacgtgaccttgaagcgtgaaacttgcaactcttttcatTGGAACAAAGCTAGGGATTTAAGGACACCAATttcatgcccaaatatggacaaaaataagatcgaagctgcatgCTCGGGAAAATGCCGgcgctacgttacatccaaataacgAGGACTTTGGTCCTCCAAATGATTATACAGTTTTATAATTTATCCTCTTCTAGTAAGTGTATGGCAAGTTTATCTCCAACATTTCTACCGACTCAAGAGGTTGACGAGACAAACATTTCGGTTTTAACCTTGTGTTTGTGGAAACCCAAGCAAGCTATTCATCTTactcaggagctcatcaagtcGTGGGGGGGGGCTCTTTCTCCACTAACTCCTTGAGTCAACCGagtgaatttatttttagaaacagttttttcccgcgaaaagagTCATGTTTCCCTTGGCGCTGAGATAGCTGTGTTttaattggcttttacaacagtgggcgtgctgaatctcccaagggaagCGTTCTATGAATAAATCTACACCAGAAAGAGTTGACTCCatggccaagtatgggagataaaGGCTCCGCTTAATTGATGAGCTTCTCTCTGAAGAATGAAAAATTGTCTCTGTATTAATGGGCTTTCAAATTATTCTTTAGTTTTTAGTGTTTTAAGACAAACTTTGGCTGCTCGGATTTTTTTATGGATTCTAATGTAAATATGTCTTTTTTTAGAGTATAATTTAAACAATCGTAATTTATGTTCCATGATTAGTTTTTAGTCTGTGACCCCACAACCAGAACAATTTTATTTCGTTATCATGAATAAAGGAGACCAAAAAATACTGGAGATCATAAATTTATAACCCAGATGTCTCGATCTGCGATGTAATGATGCCCATCAGTTTACGGTactgtctatttttagaacaggGTATGACTGGAACGGATCATTCCgctccaaaataaggtgagacactcCGTGACACGTTTCGTGGGAATACCTGACAACCTCAGTGTTAACCCGCTTTGGCAGCATAAACAGCACCAAGattgaattagataagagtgttgttatggcatgggtgggctccgcAGCACAGTCCCAAAtgattctatttttagaatatccgttgccgcgaaaatcagttgtcatgtccctgaaaaaacacggcagaagcagtcacgcgtgacattcCACGTGACATTCTCTGCCTGTTCAGTCAATCTACCTATTACAGTGTGCAAAGAAGCCCATTAAGCCTTTCAAGGGAAAAACAAACATACAGAGACTAGAGGCAGCGAGGAAATTGAAACAGGTGTTAAACTCGATTTTCGCAGCTCTCTCGAGTGAGGGGAGCGCGTACTCCTCTCCCGAAACGAAGGCTGGTAATTTTAGCCCAGTGTTAGGGCGCTTAGATACAGATATTAAGAACCTGTTAATTGAAGATCGGCCTCTAGAGAATTTTCCGCGTTCATCTTTTATTAGGGGATAATACGTATATGGCGCAGTACTTTCCTGTCTGTGTATCTATTTCATCTTATCCGGCAAAATCTATCAAAGGGTTTTTCTTTTAGTTATCAAGTGTAAAACGCGGcgaaaataacaacaactgagTAGGTAGGTTCCTTCCTGGACGAAAGGgtccagccaatcaaaagtcaCAATCAGGATTTTCTTGGGGATTGTTCCATTTACGCTTTTATCGCTCACGAACTTACATATAATGGTTTTGATCCTCTCACATTAATCCCTAGAAAATTGATTTGTCGACCTTTATTGATTAAATTCAAGAGATTAATAGATAAATAGACACTCC
This portion of the Montipora capricornis isolate CH-2021 chromosome 11, ASM3666992v2, whole genome shotgun sequence genome encodes:
- the LOC138023033 gene encoding 5-hydroxytryptamine receptor 1D-like — protein: MVAVKVKSRLRAHKSNILIATLASTDFAVGLFVQPVFIVNWIVILLRNSFQGVCLSKIWFRVGFSTLSTVSVLHLALLSGERFLALNRPFVHTSIITTTHLLFASVLTWSISLCVIIPISYTKVAKYTNIVVNGIAMILIIFCHVAVFRELRRHKQRIAALQVTQEERARFAREKKAFKLTVIIVTVLVLCFLSFVVAPVFVFQNPSGMPWELVPIIKELSISIMLLNSLLNPIIYSISMKQFRISFVELLSRNVNRV